The region GGTCTCCTGCACATAGGTAATCTTCTTGAAAAAGGGGCTCCTTCCAAGCGCTACCAGCACCCTCCTGATATCGCTCTGAAATATGACGACAATAACAAGTATTATGGAGCCGACGAAGCTATTGAAGATCCAGCTTAAGGTAAAGAGCTCGAGCGTTTTTGCGAGATAAAAAACAAAAAGAACTATGATGAAACCGACAATGAGCTGAATTGCCCTCGTTCCCTTGATCAGGAGGAAGGTTTTGTAAACAATGAAAGCAACAACGAGGATATCTAAAATATCTTGCCAGCGAAAGTAGGTAATCATGATTCTCTGACAGCGTGTACGAGACTGAGCACCCTGTGAGCCTTTTTCACATCATGAACACGTATGATATCTGCGCCGTTCCAGAGAGAGATTGCGAGACTTGCGAGCGTCCCGTTGATCCTCTCTTCTATCGGGGTATCGATAACCTTTCCTATGAAGCTCTTCATTGAAGCACCTACAAGGACCGGCCTTTCGATATCCTTAAACGCACCGAGCATCTTCAAGATCTTCAGATCATCCTCAACCCTTTTGCCAAAACCAATGCCGGGGTCGATGATGATATTGTCCTCCTTCACCCCGTGGTCCTTTGCGAAATGGATCCTCTCGATGAAAAAATCTTTTATCTCCGATATTACATCATCGTAAAAGGGCTCTTGCTGCATGTTCTCCGGGGTCCCTTTGATGTGCATGATCACCACATAAGCGCCGAGATCGCCTACCGTATCCGCCATGTCGCGATCAAAGGTTAAACCGCTTATGTCGTTTATCATGTCGGCCCCTGCATCGTGTGCTGCCCTGGCGGTTTTTGCTTTGTAGGTATCTATCGAAATGAGGGTGTCTGATCGGGTCCGTATTCTGCTGATAACAGCTATGACCCTTCTCAGCTCTTCATCAACAGAAACAGGTTCTGAATACGG is a window of Syntrophorhabdaceae bacterium DNA encoding:
- the folP gene encoding dihydropteroate synthase — its product is MKRKRELRCNKRPLIMGILNVTPDSFFDGGRFFDIEKAVEHALRMVEDGADIIDVGGESTRPYSEPVSVDEELRRVIAVISRIRTRSDTLISIDTYKAKTARAAHDAGADMINDISGLTFDRDMADTVGDLGAYVVIMHIKGTPENMQQEPFYDDVISEIKDFFIERIHFAKDHGVKEDNIIIDPGIGFGKRVEDDLKILKMLGAFKDIERPVLVGASMKSFIGKVIDTPIEERINGTLASLAISLWNGADIIRVHDVKKAHRVLSLVHAVRES